A genomic region of Arcobacter sp. LA11 contains the following coding sequences:
- a CDS encoding pitrilysin family protein: MKQIFFLLSLFSILYSEQTIDPYKNIHYYTLENGLKVYLLNDKKSENTSVHINVGVGSEIENKETAGIVHLVEHLVFRDKRVPHRDFYDYMIDEGADYVNGTTRSQTTEYIATINSKKSYWIVETFAQMLFDKEIDSTDLNIEKNALQTEIGESNFMSYLGLLLKKFDSLFPEKYNFYENDFNLINEKDKIDKYYEQINNQKFTLDDVFKYYDDYYYPKNMILKVAGNFEINKMKKVIANSFGKIKKKGSLSTYIYKREAKLNDKPFIKINHGEKNKNHAFIGAKYIDQGYKQFVVLDSYINFLEKKIQRYLRNDQGKTYSVNDFYFSKKDAAIFGIDFDSLHNEFDKNTLFVKNTLFNSELITDDEIKKALDDYKLLLTNKEHDSQTLQDLIDDLESIHYIDKNYNQTPYEIFKSITKDDYKKIIESTFVKKNMYLTIYKDYHFFPYDRTILSIIYFVLFIIIYLKYSQFLLKNKNIFYTQRDILFSRRVGNRFLSFIVFFSCFIIASIIQDWMIYFFTKFILADQNYFNRLEGISIYIYDFINTIIYIFIFLVIFSTLFKRYVSKIDILRDKINFLGSRFISLKKDEIKEIKVVEWELKNFFKTYGYTMLFFKKLILIKTIENEEFYIKTSNSYHLVEDLNSWHRKVNN; the protein is encoded by the coding sequence ATGAAACAAATCTTTTTTTTACTATCTCTTTTTTCAATTTTATATTCAGAGCAAACAATTGATCCATATAAAAATATACACTATTATACTCTTGAGAATGGTTTAAAAGTTTACTTACTTAATGATAAAAAAAGCGAAAATACTTCAGTCCACATTAATGTTGGAGTTGGCTCAGAAATAGAAAACAAAGAAACTGCTGGAATTGTCCATTTAGTCGAACATCTAGTATTTAGGGACAAAAGAGTACCACACAGAGATTTCTATGATTATATGATTGATGAAGGTGCAGATTATGTCAATGGAACAACAAGAAGTCAAACTACAGAATATATAGCAACTATAAATTCAAAAAAAAGTTATTGGATTGTAGAAACTTTTGCACAAATGTTATTTGATAAAGAAATTGATAGTACCGATTTAAATATAGAAAAAAATGCTTTGCAAACTGAAATTGGCGAATCAAATTTTATGTCTTATTTAGGTTTATTGCTAAAAAAATTTGATTCTTTATTTCCTGAAAAATATAACTTTTATGAAAATGACTTTAACTTAATAAATGAAAAAGATAAAATAGATAAATACTATGAACAAATAAATAATCAAAAATTTACATTAGACGATGTTTTTAAATATTATGATGATTATTACTACCCAAAAAATATGATTTTAAAAGTAGCTGGTAATTTTGAAATTAACAAAATGAAAAAAGTTATTGCTAATAGTTTTGGAAAAATAAAAAAGAAAGGTTCTTTATCTACTTATATTTATAAAAGAGAGGCAAAACTAAATGACAAACCATTTATAAAAATTAATCATGGAGAAAAAAACAAAAACCATGCTTTTATAGGTGCAAAATACATTGACCAAGGATATAAACAATTTGTTGTTTTAGATAGCTACATAAACTTTCTTGAAAAAAAGATACAAAGATATCTTAGAAATGATCAAGGGAAAACGTATTCTGTAAATGATTTTTATTTTAGCAAAAAAGATGCTGCAATTTTTGGTATAGATTTTGATTCTTTACATAATGAATTTGATAAAAATACACTATTTGTAAAAAATACTCTTTTTAATAGTGAACTTATAACTGATGATGAAATAAAAAAAGCTTTAGATGATTATAAACTGTTATTAACAAATAAAGAGCATGACAGTCAAACTCTTCAAGATTTGATAGATGATTTAGAATCTATTCACTATATAGATAAAAACTATAATCAAACTCCTTATGAAATTTTTAAATCAATTACAAAAGATGACTACAAAAAAATTATAGAAAGTACTTTTGTTAAAAAAAATATGTATTTAACTATTTATAAAGACTATCATTTTTTTCCCTATGACAGAACTATTCTTAGCATAATATATTTTGTACTATTTATAATAATCTATTTAAAATATTCACAGTTTTTATTAAAAAATAAAAACATTTTCTACACACAAAGAGATATATTGTTTTCAAGACGTGTGGGAAATAGATTTTTATCATTTATAGTATTTTTTTCTTGTTTTATTATTGCTAGTATTATTCAAGACTGGATGATATATTTTTTCACAAAGTTTATATTAGCAGATCAAAATTATTTTAATAGATTAGAAGGTATTTCTATTTATATCTATGATTTTATAAACACAATTATATACATATTTATTTTCTTAGTTATCTTCTCTACATTATTTAAAAGATATGTATCAAAAATAGATATTTTAAGAGATAAAATAAATTTTTTAGGCTCAAGATTTATTAGTTTAAAAAAAGATGAGATTAAAGAAATTAAAGTAGTAGAATGGGAATTAAAAAATTTCTTCAAAACATATGGATATACAATGCTATTTTTTAAAAAGCTTATACTAATAAAAACCATAGAAAATGAAGAGTTTTATATTAAAACAAGTAATTCATATCATTTAGTAGAAGATTTAAATTCATGGCATAGAAAAGTAAATAATTAA
- a CDS encoding Crp/Fnr family transcriptional regulator: MMFIKKREVMNLKEFYFFSTLDENEIEELQKISILKKYSKNEILFYRGDESKYLYLLVSGVVKLYKHDYKDNEIIIHNINAPSFIAEIANYEENPFPANCSFETESEVILIDYEKFRDNFLHKKEISTLFIKSLSRKIKYLENFIHTNMTIDINAKVAKFIYDNEASLNTLKQVKIAEILNIREETLSRKITKLIKDGIIEKEKRNIKIVDRQKLLNQFL; the protein is encoded by the coding sequence ATGATGTTTATCAAGAAAAGAGAAGTTATGAATTTAAAAGAGTTTTATTTTTTTAGTACGCTAGATGAAAATGAAATAGAAGAGTTACAAAAAATATCTATATTAAAAAAATATTCGAAGAATGAGATTCTTTTTTATAGAGGCGATGAGTCTAAATATTTATATTTATTAGTAAGTGGTGTTGTTAAGCTTTATAAGCACGATTATAAGGACAATGAAATTATTATTCATAATATAAATGCACCTTCTTTTATTGCAGAAATTGCAAATTATGAAGAAAATCCTTTCCCTGCAAATTGTTCTTTTGAAACAGAATCTGAAGTTATTTTGATTGATTATGAAAAATTCAGAGATAATTTTTTACATAAAAAAGAAATTTCGACACTTTTTATTAAATCACTTAGTAGAAAAATTAAATATTTGGAAAATTTTATTCATACAAATATGACTATTGATATAAATGCAAAAGTTGCAAAGTTTATATATGATAATGAAGCATCTCTTAATACTTTGAAACAAGTAAAAATTGCAGAGATTTTAAATATAAGAGAAGAAACACTTTCAAGAAAAATTACAAAGCTTATTAAAGATGGAATAATTGAGAAAGAAAAAAGAAATATTAAAATAGTAGATCGTCAAAAACTTTTAAATCAATTTTTATAA
- a CDS encoding vancomycin high temperature exclusion protein — protein sequence MKFIQKLLLLLGLSTFLNLFANDIIEQKNIYKDIKKVPKKKAALLLGTAKYVKKGKQNYFYTYRIEAAVKLWKANKIDAIVVSGDNGTKYYDETTTMFKDLVKKGVPSEYIAKDHAGFRTFDSIVRAKEIFDLDDYIIISQEFHLKRALYIANEKGQKAIGFAARDIKGTNAAKRMEAREFLAGIKAFLDINVLDTKPKFTGKKIKVNYRK from the coding sequence ATGAAATTTATTCAGAAATTATTACTCCTTTTAGGATTATCAACATTTTTAAACCTTTTTGCAAACGATATTATAGAACAGAAAAATATTTATAAAGATATTAAAAAAGTACCAAAGAAAAAAGCTGCACTTCTTCTTGGAACTGCAAAATACGTAAAAAAAGGTAAACAAAACTATTTCTATACATATAGAATAGAAGCAGCTGTAAAACTATGGAAAGCAAATAAAATTGATGCAATTGTAGTATCAGGAGATAATGGTACTAAATACTATGATGAAACAACAACTATGTTTAAAGATTTAGTAAAAAAAGGTGTTCCATCTGAATATATAGCTAAAGATCATGCAGGATTTAGAACTTTTGATTCAATTGTAAGAGCCAAAGAGATATTTGATTTAGATGATTATATTATAATTTCTCAAGAATTTCATCTAAAAAGAGCTCTATATATTGCAAATGAAAAAGGACAAAAAGCCATAGGCTTTGCAGCACGTGATATTAAAGGTACCAATGCTGCAAAAAGAATGGAAGCTAGAGAATTTCTAGCTGGAATCAAAGCCTTTTTAGATATAAATGTTTTAGATACAAAACCAAAATTTACTGGAAAGAAAATCAAAGTAAACTATAGAAAATGA
- the typA gene encoding translational GTPase TypA, with protein MRDIRNIAVIAHVDHGKTTLVDELLKQSGTFSAHQEVDERVMDSNDIEKERGITILSKNTAIDYNDVRINIIDTPGHADFGGEVERVLKMVDSVLLLVDAQEGTMPQTKFVVKKALQLGHRPIVVINKIDKPGGDPDRVVDEVFDLFDQMGATEEQLEFPVIYAAARDGYAMTALEDEKKDLVPLFETILTEVPKPKGDDENGLQLQVFTLDYDNFIGKIGIARIFNGTISMGETVTLVKADGEKIKGRVTKLIGFKGVDRFDIKTAGTGDIVAVAGFETIDVGDSLCDPANPMPLDPMHIEEPTLSVTFAVNDSPLAGTEGKYVTSNKIDERLEAEMNTNIAMNYAQIGEGKFKVNGRGELQICILAENMRREGFEFSIGRPEVITKEENGVTMEPFEHLVIDTPDDFSGAIIEKLGKRKANMTNMVPMGSGYTRLEFEIPARGLIGIRTEFLTETKGEGVMNHSFLEFRPHSGTVESRKHGALVSMEGGEAVAYSIFNLQDRGIMYVKPQDKVYGGMVIGQHAKSNDLDVNPIKAKQQSNVRSSGADEAIKLVPPKVMSLENALEWIEEDELVEVTPVSIRVRKRELDPTVRKRAAKKAKFADE; from the coding sequence ATGAGAGATATTAGAAATATTGCCGTTATCGCACACGTTGACCACGGTAAAACAACATTAGTAGATGAATTATTAAAACAATCAGGAACTTTTTCTGCTCACCAAGAAGTAGATGAAAGAGTTATGGATAGTAATGATATTGAAAAAGAGAGAGGAATTACAATTCTTTCTAAGAATACTGCTATTGATTATAATGATGTAAGAATTAATATTATTGACACTCCAGGCCATGCAGATTTTGGTGGAGAAGTTGAGCGGGTTCTTAAGATGGTTGACTCAGTATTATTACTAGTTGATGCGCAAGAAGGTACTATGCCTCAAACAAAATTTGTTGTTAAAAAAGCTTTACAATTAGGTCATAGACCAATTGTTGTTATTAACAAAATTGATAAACCAGGTGGAGATCCAGATAGAGTTGTTGATGAAGTATTTGACTTATTTGACCAAATGGGTGCTACTGAAGAGCAATTAGAATTTCCAGTTATTTATGCAGCAGCTAGAGATGGTTATGCAATGACTGCTTTAGAAGATGAGAAAAAAGATTTAGTTCCATTATTTGAAACTATTTTAACAGAAGTTCCAAAACCAAAAGGTGATGATGAAAATGGTCTTCAACTTCAAGTATTTACACTTGATTATGATAATTTCATTGGAAAAATTGGAATTGCAAGAATCTTCAATGGTACTATTTCTATGGGTGAAACTGTTACTTTAGTTAAAGCTGATGGTGAAAAAATCAAAGGTAGAGTAACTAAACTTATTGGATTTAAAGGTGTTGATAGATTTGATATCAAAACTGCTGGTACTGGTGATATTGTTGCTGTTGCTGGTTTTGAAACTATTGATGTTGGTGATTCACTTTGTGACCCTGCAAATCCAATGCCACTAGATCCTATGCATATTGAAGAGCCTACACTTTCTGTTACATTTGCAGTTAATGATTCTCCTTTAGCAGGTACTGAAGGTAAGTATGTAACTTCTAACAAGATTGATGAAAGATTAGAAGCTGAGATGAATACTAATATTGCTATGAATTATGCGCAAATTGGTGAAGGTAAATTTAAAGTTAACGGTAGGGGTGAATTACAAATTTGTATCCTTGCTGAAAATATGAGAAGAGAAGGTTTTGAGTTCTCAATTGGTAGACCAGAAGTAATTACAAAAGAAGAAAATGGTGTAACTATGGAACCATTTGAGCATTTAGTAATTGATACACCAGATGATTTCTCTGGAGCAATTATTGAAAAGTTAGGAAAAAGAAAAGCTAACATGACAAATATGGTACCAATGGGTTCTGGTTATACAAGACTAGAGTTTGAAATTCCTGCAAGGGGATTAATTGGTATTAGAACTGAGTTCTTAACTGAAACAAAAGGTGAGGGTGTCATGAACCACTCATTCTTAGAATTCAGACCTCATTCTGGAACTGTTGAGTCTAGAAAACATGGAGCTTTAGTATCTATGGAGGGTGGCGAAGCTGTTGCTTATTCAATCTTTAACTTACAAGATAGAGGTATTATGTATGTTAAGCCTCAAGATAAAGTTTATGGTGGAATGGTAATTGGACAACATGCTAAATCAAATGATTTAGATGTAAACCCAATCAAAGCTAAGCAACAATCAAACGTAAGATCTTCTGGTGCAGATGAAGCTATTAAGCTTGTTCCACCAAAGGTTATGTCTTTAGAAAATGCATTAGAGTGGATTGAAGAAGATGAGCTTGTTGAAGTAACTCCAGTTTCGATTAGGGTTAGAAAAAGAGAGCTTGATCCAACAGTTAGAAAAAGAGCAGCAAAGAAAGCTAAGTTCGCAGACGAATAG
- a CDS encoding glutaminase, which yields MNYQSILAEIQNEIKPLFKEGKVANYIPALQKANPNDFAMSIVTIDGNEYHIGCSDKNFSIQSISKVFTFTLALENYSKELYKKVGHEPSGDPFNSLVQLEYENGIPRNPFINAGAIVTTDSLISKYKDDTFSQVLKFIKKTSNNNTINFDNEIFKSELEHGYRNLSLINLMKSFKNIDNDTKKVIETYFQQCSIMMNTKQLAHSMLFLANHGRQPITNEIIINEAKAKRINSLMLTCGHYDASGDFAYKVGLPGKSGVGGGIVAVVPKKMALCVYSPKLNKQGNSLIGTKALELFTTKTGLSIF from the coding sequence ATGAATTATCAATCTATATTAGCCGAAATACAAAATGAAATTAAACCACTTTTTAAAGAAGGTAAAGTAGCAAACTATATACCAGCTTTACAAAAAGCAAATCCAAACGATTTTGCGATGAGTATAGTAACTATTGATGGAAATGAATACCATATTGGTTGTAGTGATAAAAATTTCTCAATACAAAGTATCTCAAAAGTATTTACTTTTACTCTAGCACTTGAAAATTATAGTAAAGAGCTTTATAAAAAAGTTGGTCATGAACCTTCTGGGGATCCTTTTAACTCTTTAGTTCAATTAGAGTATGAAAATGGAATTCCTAGAAATCCTTTTATAAATGCAGGCGCAATTGTTACAACTGATTCTTTAATTTCTAAATACAAAGATGATACATTTAGCCAAGTTTTAAAATTCATAAAAAAAACTTCGAACAATAATACAATCAATTTTGATAATGAAATATTTAAGTCAGAATTAGAACATGGGTACAGAAACCTAAGTTTAATTAACTTAATGAAAAGCTTTAAAAATATTGATAATGATACTAAAAAAGTTATTGAAACATATTTTCAACAATGTTCAATCATGATGAATACTAAACAGTTAGCCCATTCAATGCTATTTCTAGCAAATCATGGAAGACAGCCAATTACAAATGAAATTATAATAAATGAAGCAAAAGCAAAAAGAATAAACTCTTTAATGTTAACTTGTGGACATTATGATGCATCAGGAGACTTTGCATATAAAGTTGGTCTTCCAGGGAAAAGTGGTGTTGGAGGAGGAATTGTCGCAGTAGTCCCTAAAAAGATGGCTCTTTGTGTATATAGTCCTAAACTAAATAAACAAGGCAATTCTCTAATAGGAACAAAAGCTTTAGAACTTTTTACTACTAAAACTGGCTTATCTATATTTTGA
- a CDS encoding N-acetyltransferase, which translates to MNLIVKKANANDVKKLTKLFDSYRVFYNQESNLELAEVFLKERVEKDESVIFYVQNEKEEYLGFTQLYPSFSSVSAKSSWILNDLFVDENHRQKGIAKMLMNQATQMAIKSGSKGIFLQTALENKKAQTLYEELGYVKDEEFYSYFLSV; encoded by the coding sequence ATGAATTTAATAGTAAAAAAAGCAAATGCGAATGATGTAAAAAAATTAACAAAGTTATTTGATAGTTATAGGGTTTTCTATAATCAAGAGAGTAATTTAGAATTAGCAGAGGTATTTTTAAAAGAAAGAGTTGAAAAAGATGAATCTGTAATTTTCTACGTCCAGAACGAAAAAGAGGAATATTTAGGTTTTACCCAACTCTATCCAAGTTTTTCTTCTGTAAGTGCAAAAAGTTCCTGGATATTAAATGATTTATTTGTAGATGAAAATCATAGGCAAAAAGGTATAGCAAAAATGCTTATGAATCAAGCAACACAAATGGCAATAAAAAGTGGTTCTAAAGGGATATTTTTACAAACAGCTTTAGAAAATAAAAAAGCACAAACTTTATATGAAGAATTGGGCTATGTAAAAGATGAGGAGTTTTATTCGTATTTTTTGAGTGTTTAA
- a CDS encoding multidrug resistance efflux transporter family protein yields MNKIKLYIKQYESSSSYLLIIGLLAALFFSATFLINRAISLDGGHWYWSATLRFFYTLLFLALGFITFKGFSYFKAVLKEYFEHFKFWTISGTIGFGFFYSLICYAADFSPAWVVATTWQITILASLFVLAFFGQKLSKRVWFFTFIIFTGITLVNISHFDINNLQPLLLGFLPVFIAAFSYPFGNQLVWEEKKKRKEQKKDISVINNAFVKVFLLTLGSFPLWIVLYFFTDATVPTQGQYLSVALIALLSGVIATSLFLYVRSIANTPSKLMIVDASQSGEVFFALLGEMIFLSVALPSLIGFIGIFITILGLVLLIKLDKKG; encoded by the coding sequence TTGAATAAAATAAAACTTTACATTAAACAATATGAAAGCAGTTCTTCTTATTTACTTATTATTGGATTATTAGCTGCACTATTTTTTTCTGCTACATTTTTGATAAATCGTGCAATATCATTAGATGGTGGACATTGGTATTGGTCTGCAACACTTAGATTTTTTTATACTTTACTTTTTTTGGCTTTAGGGTTTATAACTTTTAAAGGTTTTTCATATTTTAAAGCTGTGTTAAAAGAGTATTTTGAGCATTTTAAATTTTGGACAATATCAGGAACTATAGGATTTGGGTTTTTTTATTCTTTGATATGTTATGCAGCAGATTTTTCCCCTGCTTGGGTTGTTGCAACTACTTGGCAGATAACTATTTTAGCTTCTTTATTTGTATTGGCTTTTTTTGGACAAAAATTGTCAAAAAGAGTTTGGTTTTTTACTTTTATAATTTTTACAGGGATTACTTTAGTAAACATTAGTCATTTTGATATAAATAATTTACAACCTTTACTTCTTGGTTTTTTACCTGTATTTATTGCAGCTTTTTCATATCCTTTTGGAAATCAGCTCGTCTGGGAAGAGAAGAAAAAAAGAAAAGAGCAAAAAAAAGATATATCAGTTATAAATAATGCTTTTGTAAAGGTGTTTTTATTAACACTTGGAAGTTTTCCTTTATGGATTGTTTTATATTTTTTTACAGATGCCACCGTACCTACTCAAGGTCAATATTTAAGCGTTGCTTTAATAGCTTTACTTTCAGGAGTGATAGCAACTTCATTATTTTTATATGTAAGGAGCATTGCAAATACCCCAAGCAAGTTGATGATAGTAGATGCTAGCCAATCAGGAGAAGTATTTTTTGCACTTTTAGGAGAAATGATATTTTTAAGTGTAGCATTGCCTAGTTTAATTGGTTTTATAGGTATTTTTATTACAATATTAGGATTGGTTTTATTAATAAAATTGGATAAGAAAGGTTGA
- a CDS encoding HD-GYP domain-containing protein — protein sequence MDIKKAIKFGFIFIIFLMISISYLNHSLLEKIKDNNDFEDYVISLVSIQENMNQLVLDSMLAKDITSLKDIQNQFTKEKKKFLEIKDKKVESVQILCDNFNSQDINDELEMVYKNEKKIESFFNKSYLLQIKKLNLNKKYSKNYTDEERLQILIQEKIWHSNSLKLIKSFASLDFHRNKVLSQLNDIKYLELWISELDFLEKEMNSKDFERYVEVIKTLLNHTIELNQIEEKEEELGVLIKKLLRKNNKLIDKLEIETEMILENSINKNRAILFIVSLITILFTIYLTLKIYKNVAFSVDEKREKIAEGLREIKNLNEEIATTQREVVFTMGAIGETRSKETGNHVKRVAEYSKLLALYYGLDKEEAEMIKEASPMHDIGKVAIPDSILNKPGKLDTEERKIMETHAQLGYEMLKSSSKPLLKTAAIVSKEHHEKWDGTGYPVGKAKEDIHIYGRITALADVFDALGSHRVYKKAWDDERIFNFFKEQRGKHFDPKLVDIFFDNLDEFLQIRKKFKDL from the coding sequence ATGGATATTAAAAAAGCTATAAAGTTTGGTTTTATTTTTATTATTTTTTTAATGATTTCTATATCTTATTTAAATCATAGTTTGTTAGAAAAAATAAAAGATAACAATGATTTTGAAGATTATGTTATAAGTTTAGTCTCGATTCAAGAAAATATGAATCAATTAGTTTTAGATTCTATGCTTGCGAAAGATATAACATCTCTTAAAGATATTCAAAATCAATTTACTAAAGAAAAAAAGAAATTTTTAGAGATAAAAGATAAAAAAGTAGAGTCTGTACAAATCTTATGTGATAATTTTAATAGTCAAGATATAAATGATGAACTGGAAATGGTTTATAAAAATGAAAAGAAAATAGAGTCATTTTTTAATAAAAGTTATTTATTACAAATAAAAAAATTAAATTTAAATAAAAAATATTCTAAAAATTATACTGATGAAGAAAGATTGCAAATATTAATTCAAGAAAAAATTTGGCATTCAAATAGTTTAAAATTGATAAAAAGCTTTGCAAGCTTAGATTTTCATAGAAATAAGGTTTTATCTCAACTTAATGATATTAAATATTTAGAATTATGGATTTCTGAATTGGATTTTTTAGAAAAAGAGATGAATAGTAAAGATTTTGAAAGATATGTAGAAGTAATTAAGACTTTATTAAATCATACTATTGAATTAAATCAAATTGAAGAAAAAGAAGAAGAGTTAGGTGTGTTGATTAAGAAATTATTGAGAAAAAATAACAAGTTAATCGATAAGTTAGAAATAGAAACAGAAATGATATTAGAAAATTCTATTAATAAAAATAGAGCTATTTTATTTATTGTCTCTTTGATAACAATACTTTTTACAATTTACCTTACACTTAAAATATATAAAAATGTTGCATTTTCAGTGGATGAAAAAAGAGAAAAAATTGCTGAAGGACTTAGAGAAATTAAAAATCTAAATGAAGAGATTGCGACCACTCAAAGAGAAGTAGTCTTTACAATGGGTGCTATAGGTGAAACACGTTCAAAAGAGACAGGAAACCATGTAAAAAGAGTTGCTGAGTATTCTAAACTTTTGGCTTTATATTATGGTTTAGACAAAGAAGAAGCTGAAATGATAAAAGAGGCATCACCTATGCATGATATAGGAAAAGTTGCAATTCCTGATTCTATTTTAAATAAACCTGGAAAATTAGATACTGAAGAAAGAAAGATTATGGAAACACATGCTCAATTAGGTTATGAGATGTTAAAATCATCTAGTAAACCACTACTTAAAACAGCAGCTATAGTATCTAAAGAACATCATGAAAAATGGGATGGTACAGGTTATCCAGTAGGAAAAGCAAAAGAAGATATACATATATATGGAAGAATAACAGCTTTAGCAGATGTTTTTGATGCATTAGGAAGCCATAGAGTTTATAAAAAAGCTTGGGATGATGAAAGAATATTTAATTTTTTTAAAGAACAAAGAGGTAAACACTTTGATCCAAAACTAGTAGATATCTTTTTTGATAATTTGGATGAATTTTTACAAATTAGAAAAAAATTTAAAGATTTATAA
- a CDS encoding Hsp20/alpha crystallin family protein, with product MLVTRFDPFKQMREIEKSFYTYPNTNEAVSGFVPVVNTREGEAAYHIDVDLPGVKKEDIKVDMNNDLLIISGERKTKDEIKEDDYYKLETTFGKFSRSFNLPENVDVENIEARSDNGVLEVIIPKLTEEKIKKSIEIK from the coding sequence ATGTTAGTAACAAGATTTGATCCTTTCAAACAAATGAGAGAAATAGAAAAAAGTTTTTATACATATCCAAATACAAATGAAGCTGTAAGTGGATTTGTTCCAGTTGTTAATACAAGAGAAGGTGAAGCAGCATATCATATTGATGTAGATTTGCCAGGTGTTAAAAAAGAAGATATTAAAGTTGATATGAATAATGACCTTTTAATTATCTCAGGTGAAAGAAAAACAAAAGATGAGATAAAAGAAGATGATTATTATAAATTGGAAACTACTTTTGGGAAGTTTTCAAGAAGTTTTAATCTACCAGAAAATGTAGATGTTGAGAATATTGAAGCAAGATCAGATAATGGTGTTTTGGAAGTAATTATTCCAAAATTGACAGAAGAAAAAATCAAAAAAAGTATAGAAATCAAATAA
- a CDS encoding trimeric intracellular cation channel family protein has translation MTPLEIADIIGIISFALSGFLIAVHYKLDILGIFISSFLTALGGGMIRDVIANKTPYVLTDNLPIILVATTLFISLALKLHKKTDLEGKTTFIISDAIGLVSFAITGALIGIEADFNFLGVLMLAFLTAVGGGTIRDILINKVPSILVSEFYGTVAIIVGLVTYFLHLFHETNIINLTILFIFGVTLRLLAYYKNWHLPTLSK, from the coding sequence ATGACTCCTTTAGAAATTGCCGATATTATTGGTATCATATCATTTGCACTTAGTGGATTTTTAATTGCTGTTCACTATAAATTAGATATTTTAGGAATATTTATATCTTCATTTTTAACTGCACTTGGTGGAGGAATGATAAGAGATGTAATTGCAAATAAAACACCATATGTTTTAACAGATAATCTTCCTATAATACTTGTAGCTACTACATTATTTATATCTTTAGCACTAAAACTTCATAAAAAAACAGATTTAGAAGGTAAAACTACTTTTATAATATCTGATGCAATAGGTTTAGTCTCTTTTGCAATAACTGGTGCGTTGATTGGTATAGAAGCAGATTTTAATTTTCTTGGTGTCTTGATGTTAGCATTTTTAACAGCAGTTGGTGGAGGAACTATTAGAGATATTTTAATAAATAAAGTTCCATCTATTTTAGTATCAGAGTTTTATGGAACTGTAGCAATTATAGTAGGTCTTGTAACTTATTTTTTACATCTGTTTCATGAAACAAATATTATCAACTTAACTATCTTATTTATTTTTGGTGTAACATTAAGACTTCTAGCATATTATAAAAACTGGCATCTTCCAACTTTATCCAAATAA
- a CDS encoding nitrous oxide-stimulated promoter family protein gives MEIVKFKEEINTLKKFFEVYCKEKDVDQKIITKTLNYKNEEIKIELNLCPECLRKINYSFDRLLECPHDIKPRCRTCPTPCYEKKQWKEAAKIMRYSGMRLGLLSLNKKIKNIFKRN, from the coding sequence ATGGAAATAGTAAAGTTTAAAGAAGAAATTAATACCTTAAAAAAATTCTTTGAAGTCTATTGTAAAGAAAAAGACGTAGACCAAAAAATTATTACAAAAACACTAAACTACAAAAATGAAGAAATAAAGATTGAGCTAAATTTATGCCCTGAATGTCTTAGAAAAATAAACTATTCTTTTGATAGATTATTAGAATGTCCTCACGATATAAAGCCTAGATGTAGGACTTGTCCTACTCCATGTTATGAAAAAAAACAGTGGAAAGAAGCAGCAAAAATAATGCGTTATAGTGGAATGAGGCTAGGGTTACTCTCATTAAATAAAAAAATAAAAAATATTTTTAAAAGAAACTAA